The following coding sequences lie in one Desulfuribacillus stibiiarsenatis genomic window:
- a CDS encoding bifunctional 4-hydroxy-3-methylbut-2-enyl diphosphate reductase/30S ribosomal protein S1 → MTITLARHAGFCKGVQRAIDTAKKVGENHGKAVTLGPIVHNQHVVDYLYQYGVQTIDSIQEVKPDEAVVLRSHGVGKLVYDNLQENNISYIDATCPFVKAVHKLASKAYKENKTVLIVGDPKHPEVEGILGWTEDKGYVIKSIDDIENLPAINGDIVVVAQTTQTGENWNQITDCLKNKYTNIEFFNTICKATSERQEAAIDLAKQVDVMIVVGSFKSSNTNKLTQVCNLQGTKTYQIESKSDLNKDWLIGNHSIGITAGASTPDWILKEVIEMVEEMQNEMIDVKAMNQGDIVKGVVTNVEDNQVTVDIGYKYDAIIPIGELSNLHIEKASDFVKVGDQFELEVLRINDDKEKVVVSKKTIDAKLAWEDLKNKYENSTTFEVKVADVVKGGLVVDLGVRGFIPASHVERHFVEDFSEYKGKSIQVKIIEFDPENKKVILSQKMVLEAENNNLKSQAMSRVQIGSIIDGTVQRLTDFGAFVDIGGIDGLIHVSELAWYRVDHPSDVVKEGDKVQVKVLSIDSSKERISLSLKSAQAGPWDTISNQYKQGDIVDGVVKRLVSFGAFVELIQGVEGLVHISEISHDHIGSANEVLEVGQQVKVKILDYNVAEKRISLSIRQTTEDVKAKQEAEEIRKLTADQGPTTFTLGEMLGDKLKSLK, encoded by the coding sequence TTGACTATTACATTAGCGCGTCATGCTGGATTTTGTAAAGGTGTACAAAGGGCAATTGATACAGCCAAAAAAGTTGGCGAGAACCATGGGAAGGCTGTAACATTGGGTCCAATTGTACATAATCAACATGTAGTAGATTATTTATATCAATATGGTGTGCAAACCATCGATAGTATTCAAGAAGTCAAACCGGATGAAGCGGTGGTATTACGATCCCATGGTGTCGGGAAATTGGTATACGACAATTTGCAAGAAAATAATATTTCTTACATAGACGCGACTTGTCCTTTTGTTAAAGCAGTACATAAATTAGCATCTAAGGCTTACAAAGAAAACAAAACTGTACTCATAGTTGGCGACCCAAAACATCCTGAAGTTGAAGGGATTCTTGGATGGACAGAAGATAAAGGTTATGTGATTAAAAGTATTGATGATATTGAGAACTTGCCTGCTATCAATGGGGATATAGTTGTTGTTGCTCAAACTACACAGACTGGTGAGAACTGGAATCAAATTACTGACTGCTTGAAAAATAAATATACAAATATTGAATTTTTCAACACTATATGCAAAGCAACTTCTGAGAGACAAGAAGCAGCTATTGACTTAGCAAAACAGGTCGATGTAATGATTGTGGTTGGTAGCTTTAAAAGTTCTAATACTAATAAATTAACCCAAGTATGTAATTTACAAGGTACCAAGACTTATCAGATTGAATCTAAATCTGATTTGAACAAAGATTGGCTGATTGGTAATCACTCGATTGGAATTACTGCTGGGGCATCAACACCAGATTGGATACTTAAGGAGGTAATTGAAATGGTAGAAGAAATGCAAAATGAAATGATTGATGTAAAAGCTATGAATCAAGGTGATATTGTAAAAGGTGTAGTTACCAATGTCGAAGATAATCAGGTAACTGTAGATATTGGCTACAAATATGATGCCATTATTCCAATTGGGGAACTATCAAATCTGCATATTGAAAAAGCTAGCGATTTTGTAAAAGTTGGGGATCAATTCGAGCTTGAAGTGTTACGTATAAATGATGACAAGGAAAAGGTAGTTGTATCTAAAAAAACGATTGATGCAAAACTTGCTTGGGAAGATCTAAAGAATAAGTATGAAAATAGTACTACTTTTGAAGTAAAAGTAGCGGATGTAGTAAAAGGTGGCTTGGTTGTTGATTTGGGGGTTAGAGGATTTATACCGGCTTCTCATGTGGAAAGACATTTTGTAGAAGACTTTTCTGAATACAAGGGTAAATCAATTCAAGTGAAAATTATTGAATTCGACCCTGAAAATAAAAAGGTTATCTTATCGCAAAAAATGGTTTTAGAAGCTGAAAATAATAATCTTAAATCACAAGCGATGTCTCGTGTACAGATCGGGTCTATAATTGATGGAACTGTCCAACGGTTAACAGATTTTGGGGCATTTGTAGATATTGGTGGCATCGATGGTTTAATTCACGTATCAGAACTTGCATGGTATCGGGTAGACCACCCTTCGGATGTAGTAAAAGAAGGTGATAAAGTTCAGGTGAAGGTTCTAAGTATTGATTCATCAAAAGAACGAATCAGTCTGAGTCTAAAATCTGCTCAGGCAGGTCCATGGGATACAATAAGCAATCAATATAAACAAGGCGATATCGTAGATGGAGTTGTGAAACGTCTCGTTAGTTTTGGCGCTTTTGTAGAACTTATTCAGGGTGTCGAGGGTCTTGTGCATATTTCAGAAATTTCCCATGATCATATTGGTTCGGCTAATGAGGTACTAGAAGTTGGTCAACAAGTGAAAGTTAAGATTTTAGATTATAACGTAGCAGAAAAACGCATTAGTTTAAGTATCCGCCAAACAACAGAAGATGTGAAAGCTAAACAAGAAGCTGAAGAGATCCGCAAATTAACTGCAGATCAAGGTCCAACAACCTTTACATTAGGGGAAATGTTAGGAGATAAGTTGAAAAGCTTAAAATAA
- the fni gene encoding type 2 isopentenyl-diphosphate Delta-isomerase yields MQRKIEHIDLALKQCLTLSNGLNDIQLIPNSLPKIANADHINIETKIGELCLSSPIIINAITGGVKEAYQINKDLSLIARKHNLAIAVGSQKAAIKDPVMQYTYSIVRENNPDGIVIANIGMDSTFDMAMQAVEMLRANAIQYHFNLPQELLMNEGDRTFQHMKEELSKILIHSPVPVILKEVGSGMSREFMKEMISMGAAIFDLGGKGGTNFAWIELQRQGIQDDTFVDWGLTLAESLIEYQRIRALHTDVHVIASGGIENGLEIVKCLALGASAVGIAGHFLRTYYLKSIEHLDQEVSKLHREFKIGMALIGANKVDEIKNIPFVLKHSLYTYAYQRKLFSN; encoded by the coding sequence ATGCAGAGAAAAATAGAGCACATTGATTTAGCATTAAAGCAATGTCTTACGCTTTCGAATGGTTTGAACGATATACAGTTGATTCCTAACTCGCTTCCAAAGATTGCAAACGCTGATCATATCAATATTGAAACAAAAATCGGTGAACTTTGTTTGAGTTCGCCGATTATTATTAATGCAATCACTGGAGGCGTGAAAGAGGCTTATCAAATCAACAAAGACTTAAGCTTAATTGCAAGAAAACATAATTTAGCGATTGCTGTTGGTTCACAAAAAGCAGCAATAAAAGATCCAGTAATGCAATACACTTATAGCATAGTTAGAGAAAATAACCCAGATGGAATAGTTATAGCAAATATTGGGATGGATTCGACATTCGACATGGCAATGCAGGCAGTTGAAATGTTACGAGCAAATGCCATCCAATATCACTTCAATTTACCACAGGAATTACTAATGAATGAAGGAGATCGCACCTTTCAACATATGAAAGAGGAGTTATCAAAAATTCTTATTCATTCACCTGTTCCAGTAATCTTGAAAGAAGTAGGGTCTGGAATGAGTAGGGAATTTATGAAGGAAATGATATCGATGGGTGCTGCTATATTTGATCTTGGTGGCAAAGGGGGAACTAACTTTGCCTGGATAGAGTTGCAAAGGCAGGGTATCCAAGACGATACATTTGTTGACTGGGGTCTAACATTAGCAGAAAGTTTAATAGAATATCAAAGGATACGAGCGTTACATACGGATGTACACGTGATTGCCTCCGGTGGGATTGAGAATGGACTAGAAATTGTGAAATGTCTTGCGCTAGGTGCTAGTGCAGTGGGTATAGCCGGACATTTCTTAAGGACATATTATTTGAAATCTATAGAACACTTAGACCAAGAAGTTTCGAAGTTGCATCGAGAATTTAAAATCGGGATGGCCTTAATTGGTGCTAATAAGGTTGATGAAATTAAAAACATTCCATTTGTACTTAAGCATTCATTGTATACATATGCATATCAACGCAAGCTCTTCTCAAATTAG
- a CDS encoding small, acid-soluble spore protein, alpha/beta type, whose product MHIKKHLSEWDLEQLKYELAKKNGIDKYIGDDWGDISSKQCGKIGNKIKEYLKKEKNL is encoded by the coding sequence ATGCATATCAAAAAACATTTATCAGAATGGGATTTAGAACAACTAAAATACGAACTAGCAAAGAAGAATGGTATCGATAAATATATTGGTGATGATTGGGGGGATATATCCTCTAAACAATGCGGAAAGATAGGGAATAAAATTAAAGAATATTTAAAGAAGGAAAAGAATCTATGA
- a CDS encoding DUF512 domain-containing protein, whose amino-acid sequence MSIISKVQPESLAEEINLEPGDAILSVNGQSFVDIIDLHMLLSDEYIELEVKKKSGEIWVLEVDKDYDEPLGVEWLTPTIDKLRTCHNQCVFCFVNQTPPNMRSSLQIRDDDYRLSFLHGNFVTLTNVKEDELSRIVQYHLSPINISVHTTNPDLRRNMLGNKRAGEIMNQIQYLTDHSITVHTQVVLCPSYNDQVELDRTIGDLRRLFPFVKTLSIVPVGLTDYRENLPNIAPISKELAELTIKQIENWQKKNIQDFGAAFVYAADEFYVIAGKEVPNSIMYDSFEQTENGIGLLRLFLDEFNYYMDKLPTYNNQPKRILLFTGNSSESMIRNISAILTNQLKDVEILYHVIPNRYFGQQVTVTGLVTGYDIIQEWETIKELDRYCNVDEIIIPDVMLKDDEDVFLDNLTICDVEETIRKPIGVVPTTPKGLLEQIYNCSFPDYKPSYFEEDYQMHLHRSQRYERV is encoded by the coding sequence TTGTCCATCATTTCAAAAGTTCAGCCTGAAAGCCTAGCAGAAGAAATAAATTTAGAGCCGGGAGATGCTATTCTTAGTGTAAACGGCCAGAGTTTTGTTGATATTATAGACTTACATATGTTATTAAGTGATGAATATATAGAGTTAGAAGTAAAAAAGAAGTCTGGTGAAATATGGGTATTAGAGGTTGATAAGGATTATGATGAACCATTAGGTGTTGAATGGTTGACGCCAACGATTGATAAATTACGTACGTGTCATAATCAATGCGTTTTTTGCTTCGTCAATCAAACTCCACCCAATATGCGGAGTAGCTTACAGATTAGAGATGACGATTATCGCTTATCGTTTCTGCATGGTAACTTTGTTACACTCACGAATGTAAAAGAGGATGAACTATCAAGAATCGTTCAATACCATCTATCACCAATTAATATCTCAGTACATACAACAAATCCTGATTTGCGAAGAAATATGTTAGGAAATAAGCGCGCAGGCGAAATAATGAATCAAATTCAATATTTGACTGACCATAGTATCACAGTGCATACACAAGTCGTGCTATGTCCTTCGTACAATGACCAAGTTGAATTAGATCGTACTATAGGTGATTTGAGAAGATTATTTCCTTTTGTAAAGACTCTCTCGATTGTACCAGTTGGTTTGACAGATTATAGAGAAAACTTACCCAATATTGCACCGATTAGTAAGGAGTTAGCGGAACTTACCATTAAGCAAATAGAAAATTGGCAAAAGAAAAACATTCAAGATTTTGGTGCTGCTTTTGTATATGCTGCTGATGAGTTCTATGTAATAGCAGGTAAAGAAGTACCTAATTCAATTATGTATGATTCGTTTGAGCAAACGGAGAATGGGATCGGGCTATTACGATTATTCTTAGATGAATTTAATTATTATATGGATAAGTTACCAACCTATAATAATCAACCCAAAAGAATTTTATTATTCACTGGGAATTCTTCAGAGTCGATGATACGAAATATTTCAGCAATTTTGACTAATCAACTGAAAGACGTGGAGATTTTGTATCATGTGATACCTAATAGATATTTTGGACAACAGGTAACTGTTACTGGCTTAGTTACTGGTTATGATATTATTCAAGAGTGGGAAACAATAAAAGAGCTAGACCGATATTGCAATGTCGACGAAATTATTATTCCAGATGTAATGTTAAAAGATGATGAAGATGTCTTTTTGGACAACTTGACGATTTGTGATGTGGAAGAAACTATCAGGAAACCTATTGGTGTTGTACCTACAACACCAAAGGGGCTATTAGAACAAATCTATAATTGTTCTTTTCCTGATTATAAACCATCATACTTTGAAGAAGATTATCAAATGCATTTACACCGCTCACAACGATATGAAAGGGTGTGA
- the der gene encoding ribosome biogenesis GTPase Der gives MRKHVVAIVGRPNVGKSMLFNRIIGERLSIVEDEPGVTRDRIYAKTDWLDHQFNIIDTGGIEIVDDDKIINQIRMQAQIAIDEADVIVFVVDGTMGITSSDQEVAKLLYRSNKPIVLAVNKIDNPEMLNNTIEFYSLGFGDPVGVSSVHGIGIGDLLDAVTDHFSNIELNSYDEDVIRVAVIGRPNVGKSSLINSILGEDRVIVSDIAGTTRDAIDTPFEADDQRYVLIDTAGIRKRGKVYEKIEKYSVLRAMSAIENADVCLIVIDGAQGIIEQDKKIAGYAHEAGRACIFIVNKWDLVEKDDKTYDRMTKEIHEQFIFMDYAPVVFLSALTKKRLHTLLPMVKFAAEQHNLRIETHLLNECLRDAMAIFPPPTDKGRRLKIYYMTQVSVKPPSFVIFVNDQELLHFSYERFIINKLRERFNFEATPIKFFVRQKT, from the coding sequence TTGCGTAAACATGTAGTGGCAATCGTAGGAAGACCGAATGTTGGAAAGTCTATGTTATTTAATCGAATTATAGGAGAACGTTTGTCGATAGTAGAGGATGAGCCAGGGGTAACAAGAGACCGAATCTATGCAAAGACGGATTGGTTAGATCACCAATTTAATATTATCGATACAGGTGGTATAGAGATAGTCGATGATGATAAGATTATTAACCAAATTCGTATGCAGGCTCAAATAGCAATCGATGAAGCTGATGTAATCGTTTTTGTTGTTGATGGAACAATGGGGATTACTTCTTCAGATCAAGAAGTAGCAAAACTATTGTATCGTTCGAATAAGCCGATTGTGTTAGCAGTTAATAAGATTGATAATCCAGAAATGTTAAATAATACGATTGAATTTTATTCTTTAGGTTTTGGAGATCCAGTAGGGGTTTCATCTGTACATGGTATTGGGATAGGAGATTTATTAGATGCAGTAACAGATCATTTTTCTAACATAGAACTTAACAGCTATGATGAAGATGTAATACGTGTTGCTGTTATTGGAAGACCAAATGTTGGCAAATCTTCTCTTATTAACTCAATTTTAGGTGAGGATCGGGTAATTGTAAGTGATATTGCTGGGACTACTCGAGATGCTATCGATACACCGTTTGAGGCTGATGATCAGCGCTATGTTTTAATCGATACAGCTGGAATAAGAAAACGTGGGAAGGTCTATGAAAAGATAGAGAAATACAGCGTGTTACGTGCAATGTCTGCTATAGAGAATGCTGACGTTTGTTTAATAGTTATTGATGGAGCCCAGGGAATCATTGAGCAAGATAAAAAAATTGCAGGCTATGCTCATGAAGCAGGACGAGCTTGCATATTTATTGTGAATAAGTGGGATCTAGTCGAAAAAGACGATAAGACATATGATCGAATGACTAAAGAAATCCATGAACAATTTATATTTATGGATTACGCACCAGTTGTGTTTTTATCAGCATTAACGAAGAAAAGATTACATACTTTATTACCGATGGTTAAATTTGCCGCCGAACAACATAATTTACGTATTGAAACACACTTACTTAATGAATGTTTAAGGGATGCTATGGCGATTTTCCCACCACCAACTGATAAAGGCAGAAGATTAAAGATATATTATATGACTCAAGTTTCTGTAAAGCCACCATCATTTGTAATTTTTGTGAATGACCAAGAGTTATTACATTTTTCCTATGAACGTTTTATTATAAATAAACTTCGTGAGCGTTTTAACTTTGAAGCTACACCAATCAAATTTTTTGTCCGACAAAAAACATAA
- the plsY gene encoding glycerol-3-phosphate 1-O-acyltransferase PlsY: MIASNLIGYLLGSISFSYLVGKYWAGIDIRNFGSGNAGATNTLRVLGVGPGIIVFIFDGLKGVMSVLIAEFISSGDPLVMIVAGISSIVGHNWPIYLKFKGGKGVATTIGVVASLVFWPALYSALIASILLVTTRYVSLASIVFSILIPIFVIFLGYSLSYIIFTILIAILVCLRHKENIKRLLKGTERKFGEKSR, translated from the coding sequence ATGATTGCAAGCAATTTAATCGGTTATTTATTAGGAAGTATTAGTTTCAGTTATTTAGTAGGTAAATATTGGGCTGGTATAGATATTCGGAATTTTGGTAGCGGCAATGCTGGAGCAACCAATACTTTGCGAGTTTTAGGAGTAGGGCCGGGTATCATTGTTTTTATTTTTGATGGGTTAAAAGGTGTGATGTCGGTCCTAATTGCTGAGTTTATCTCATCTGGAGATCCGTTGGTGATGATAGTAGCTGGTATTTCTTCAATTGTAGGTCATAATTGGCCAATTTATTTGAAATTTAAAGGCGGTAAAGGCGTAGCAACAACAATTGGTGTTGTTGCTAGCTTGGTATTCTGGCCAGCACTATACTCAGCACTTATTGCAAGCATTCTTCTGGTTACTACTCGATATGTGTCGCTAGCATCCATTGTTTTTTCAATTTTAATACCGATATTTGTTATATTTTTAGGTTACTCGCTATCATATATTATTTTTACAATTTTAATTGCGATACTAGTTTGTCTACGTCACAAAGAAAATATCAAGCGATTACTAAAAGGTACGGAGAGAAAGTTCGGCGAAAAATCAAGGTAA
- a CDS encoding NAD(P)H-dependent glycerol-3-phosphate dehydrogenase yields the protein MKYGVTVLGAGSWGTALSMVLADNQQEVTLWTRSQDQAVFINQYHMNPKYIKDIPLPHNLIATTDLEMALTKNQYIVLVTPSHSLYDLAPIINQWISNETKIVHAIKGIDPESLLCVSDILLTYMPKLLPENLAILSGPSHAEEVALRKPTTVVISSKSITVAETFQDMFMNQNFRVYTNTDTIGVELGGALKNIIALGAGISDGLGYGDNAKAALITRGLAEITRLGVHLGADPSTFAGLAGVGDLIVTCTSIHSRNYRAGKLIGEGNTVEEAIAKMEMVVEGVRTTKAAYELSKKHHVTMPITTQLYEILFNNKNAKEAVENLMARVKKDEVEANLSIEK from the coding sequence ATGAAGTACGGAGTTACTGTATTAGGAGCAGGTAGTTGGGGTACTGCTTTGTCGATGGTCCTTGCTGATAATCAGCAGGAAGTGACCTTGTGGACTCGCTCTCAAGACCAAGCTGTATTTATCAATCAGTATCATATGAATCCAAAGTACATTAAAGACATTCCTTTACCACACAATTTAATTGCAACGACTGACCTTGAAATGGCATTAACCAAAAACCAATATATTGTTTTGGTTACACCGTCTCATTCTTTGTATGATCTTGCACCAATTATTAATCAATGGATATCTAATGAGACCAAAATAGTCCATGCGATTAAAGGTATCGATCCCGAATCACTTTTATGTGTTTCCGACATACTACTTACTTATATGCCTAAACTCCTTCCTGAAAATTTAGCTATTTTGTCAGGGCCAAGTCATGCCGAAGAAGTTGCTTTACGTAAACCGACAACAGTAGTTATTTCCTCAAAAAGTATTACAGTAGCAGAAACGTTCCAAGATATGTTTATGAATCAAAATTTCCGTGTATATACAAACACTGACACCATTGGAGTTGAACTTGGTGGCGCTCTCAAGAATATTATCGCATTAGGTGCTGGAATTTCTGATGGTTTAGGATATGGGGACAATGCAAAGGCGGCTCTGATAACGCGAGGATTAGCGGAGATTACTAGGCTAGGTGTACATTTAGGTGCGGATCCATCAACATTTGCTGGACTAGCAGGAGTTGGTGATTTGATTGTTACATGTACGAGTATTCATAGTCGTAATTACCGAGCTGGCAAACTAATCGGAGAAGGTAATACAGTAGAGGAAGCAATAGCTAAAATGGAGATGGTTGTAGAGGGCGTAAGAACAACGAAAGCAGCCTATGAATTATCTAAGAAGCACCATGTAACAATGCCAATTACAACACAATTATACGAAATTTTATTCAATAATAAAAACGCTAAAGAAGCTGTTGAGAACCTAATGGCAAGGGTCAAAAAAGATGAAGTAGAAGCAAATCTATCTATAGAAAAGTAA
- the pduL gene encoding phosphate propanoyltransferase has translation MKVPVGISNRHIHLSDREVAILFGDDHELTPFKPLSQPAQYAAEETVTIKGPKGFIEKVRVLGPTRRQTQIEISRTDCFTLGINPPVRDSGDVEGSAGLEIIGPNGSVHIDEGVIIAQRHIHMHTKDAENYGLEDKDRVFVKTGGDRSIIFENVLIRVSDKFSLEFHVDTDEGNAASLKNGQLVEIISVHILR, from the coding sequence ATGAAAGTTCCTGTAGGAATTTCGAATCGACATATACATTTATCAGATCGAGAAGTTGCCATTCTTTTTGGTGATGATCATGAGCTTACACCATTTAAACCTCTATCGCAGCCTGCACAATATGCTGCTGAAGAGACAGTAACAATCAAAGGCCCTAAGGGATTCATAGAAAAGGTTAGAGTTTTAGGACCTACCAGAAGACAAACGCAAATTGAGATTTCTAGAACAGATTGTTTTACATTGGGAATTAATCCACCTGTTCGTGATTCAGGAGATGTAGAAGGTAGTGCTGGTTTGGAAATTATAGGGCCGAATGGTAGTGTTCATATTGATGAAGGTGTGATCATAGCACAAAGGCATATTCATATGCATACTAAAGATGCAGAGAATTATGGCTTAGAAGATAAAGACCGAGTATTTGTTAAAACTGGAGGAGACCGTTCGATTATTTTCGAGAATGTGTTAATTCGCGTAAGCGATAAATTTTCCTTAGAATTTCATGTCGATACGGATGAGGGGAATGCCGCCTCTTTAAAAAATGGACAATTAGTTGAAATTATTAGTGTTCATATATTAAGATAA
- a CDS encoding MBL fold metallo-hydrolase, which yields MKIHILGCYSPFPSALGGTSGYLLQTEYGNILIDCGSGVIHQLHKHIQAHKLDAVIISHTHADHISDLSVLKYAIDIPKHLGITKNSLTFYGPIELKSEYSKFEYKDSLIYQPICCNDRLNISGVDIVFCKTKHPVPCYAMKFTYHNKVIVYTADTEYCNEILNFATDADLLIIEATMLEKDFKPDSGHLSARLAAELGHKANVKQLLLTHLWPYYSTDLILQEAQQNFKGPITIASVGQEYYIR from the coding sequence ATGAAAATTCATATCTTAGGTTGTTATAGCCCTTTTCCATCAGCATTAGGAGGTACTTCTGGGTACCTTTTACAAACGGAATATGGAAATATATTAATCGATTGTGGAAGTGGTGTGATTCACCAATTACACAAACACATTCAGGCACATAAACTAGATGCAGTTATTATTTCTCATACGCATGCAGACCATATAAGTGATTTATCAGTATTAAAATATGCCATCGATATTCCTAAGCATTTAGGAATTACTAAGAATAGTTTAACGTTCTATGGCCCGATTGAACTGAAAAGCGAATATAGTAAATTCGAATATAAGGACAGTTTAATCTATCAACCTATATGTTGTAACGATCGGTTAAATATTTCAGGTGTAGATATAGTGTTTTGTAAAACAAAACATCCCGTTCCTTGTTATGCTATGAAATTTACATATCATAATAAAGTAATCGTATATACAGCTGATACTGAGTACTGCAATGAAATTCTTAACTTTGCAACTGATGCAGACTTATTAATAATTGAAGCTACCATGCTAGAAAAGGACTTTAAGCCAGATAGTGGTCACTTATCTGCAAGGTTAGCAGCAGAATTAGGACATAAAGCGAATGTGAAACAACTATTATTGACGCATCTATGGCCTTATTATTCTACCGATTTGATATTACAAGAAGCGCAACAAAACTTCAAAGGTCCAATTACTATAGCAAGTGTAGGACAGGAGTATTATATCCGATGA
- a CDS encoding tRNA (mnm(5)s(2)U34)-methyltransferase, with amino-acid sequence MRKLLPVIQFSHQLVATKLQSGGHAVDATAGNGNDSLFMLNHMKKNAHLYIFDIQEQALNNTKEKIIHKFGTQEIINANRKIHFLCTGHENLKRHVHSKVKVIMFNLGYLPGSDVSIITKPNTTLEAIESGLELLETSGLISVVLYPGHDGGDKEANLVSEYVTKLNSYDYGVILYKQMNKEKSPFFIGIEKKR; translated from the coding sequence ATGAGAAAGCTACTTCCAGTCATTCAATTTTCTCACCAATTAGTAGCAACAAAACTTCAATCTGGTGGTCATGCCGTAGATGCAACAGCTGGAAATGGTAATGACTCGCTATTCATGCTTAACCACATGAAAAAAAATGCTCATTTATACATTTTTGATATTCAAGAACAAGCATTAAACAATACGAAAGAGAAAATTATACACAAATTTGGTACTCAAGAGATTATAAATGCGAATCGGAAGATACATTTCTTGTGCACAGGACATGAAAATTTAAAGCGGCACGTCCATTCAAAAGTAAAAGTTATTATGTTTAACTTAGGTTATCTTCCAGGATCAGATGTAAGCATCATTACAAAGCCAAATACGACACTAGAGGCAATAGAGTCCGGTCTAGAGTTATTAGAAACGTCTGGACTTATAAGCGTTGTTCTATATCCAGGACATGATGGTGGAGACAAAGAGGCAAATCTAGTTTCAGAGTATGTGACTAAATTAAACTCGTATGATTATGGAGTTATTTTGTATAAACAAATGAATAAGGAAAAGTCACCTTTTTTTATTGGTATTGAAAAAAAGAGATAG